Proteins encoded by one window of Geobacter sp. DSM 9736:
- the accC gene encoding acetyl-CoA carboxylase biotin carboxylase subunit, whose product MFHKILIANRGEIALRIIRACKELGIRTVAVYSTADSESLHVKLADESVCIGPAPSLQSYLNINAIISAAELTDAEAIHPGYGFLSENAAFAEICENCGITFIGPSSESMRLMGDKISARQAVIKEGVPILPGTKEGVSDVNEAVRIAKEIGFPVIIKATAGGGGRGMKIVHSPAALPNAFATARAEAQAGFGNPEVYIEKYCQNPRHVEIQVLGDKHGNVIYLGERDCSIQRRHQKLIEEAPSSVSTPELRKTMGEAATRAARAVGYNSAGTMEFLVDKDNNFYFMEMNTRIQVEHPVTEMVTGVDIIREQIRSAAGLKLRYKQSDIKINGHSIECRINAEDPVKFTPCPGRITAYHTPGGLGVRVDSFVYENYSVLPHYDSLIAKLIVHAETREDAIRRMARALDEYIVEGIKTTIPFHKRIMANKDFIEGNIDTSFLERIVLE is encoded by the coding sequence ATGTTCCATAAGATACTTATCGCCAACCGCGGCGAAATAGCCCTGCGCATTATCCGTGCGTGCAAGGAACTAGGCATCAGGACAGTTGCAGTCTATTCAACCGCCGATAGCGAGTCGCTCCATGTAAAGCTGGCCGATGAGAGCGTCTGTATCGGTCCCGCTCCCAGCCTTCAGAGCTACCTTAACATCAATGCCATTATCAGCGCTGCCGAACTGACCGACGCCGAGGCGATTCATCCGGGATACGGTTTTCTCTCGGAGAACGCAGCTTTTGCCGAAATCTGCGAGAACTGCGGCATAACCTTCATCGGCCCCTCCTCAGAGAGTATGCGACTCATGGGTGACAAAATCAGCGCCCGTCAGGCCGTCATCAAGGAAGGAGTGCCCATTCTGCCCGGCACCAAGGAAGGTGTGAGTGACGTCAACGAAGCTGTAAGGATTGCAAAGGAAATCGGGTTTCCCGTAATTATAAAGGCGACTGCCGGGGGGGGAGGCAGGGGAATGAAAATCGTTCATTCACCCGCCGCTCTTCCCAATGCCTTTGCTACTGCGCGTGCCGAGGCCCAAGCGGGCTTTGGCAACCCTGAAGTCTACATCGAGAAATATTGCCAAAATCCCCGTCATGTGGAGATTCAGGTTCTCGGCGACAAGCATGGTAACGTGATCTACCTCGGTGAGCGAGACTGTTCGATCCAGCGTCGGCATCAGAAGCTTATCGAAGAGGCTCCCTCCTCGGTGAGTACACCCGAGCTGAGGAAGACAATGGGAGAGGCTGCCACCCGCGCAGCGCGTGCAGTGGGCTACAACAGTGCAGGTACCATGGAGTTCCTTGTCGATAAGGATAACAACTTCTACTTCATGGAGATGAACACGCGCATCCAGGTGGAGCACCCCGTAACCGAAATGGTGACCGGTGTGGACATCATCAGGGAGCAGATAAGGTCGGCTGCCGGCCTGAAGCTTCGGTACAAGCAGAGTGATATAAAAATAAACGGCCATTCAATCGAGTGCCGTATAAATGCCGAAGATCCGGTGAAATTCACGCCATGCCCGGGCCGGATCACCGCCTATCATACTCCGGGGGGGCTTGGAGTGCGGGTGGATTCTTTCGTCTACGAGAACTATTCCGTGCTTCCTCACTATGATTCGCTCATCGCAAAGCTGATAGTACATGCAGAGACGCGTGAAGATGCAATCCGGAGAATGGCCCGTGCTTTGGACGAGTATATAGTCGAAGGCATCAAGACGACGATCCCATTCCACAAGCGCATCATGGCCAACAAGGATTTCATAGAAGGGAATATAGACACGAGTTTCCTTGAGCGGATCGTGTTGGAGTAA
- the accB gene encoding acetyl-CoA carboxylase biotin carboxyl carrier protein translates to MDIKDLKLLIKMVTETDISEFELENAEDKIRIKRGSATQYVQVAAPVAMPQAVSAPAPAALAAPAQSASAATPVEEQGDAITSPIVGTFYRAPAPDAPPYVEVGQIVEKGQVLCIVEAMKLMNEIEAEFRCKIVKIVKENAQPVEFGDSLFMVERV, encoded by the coding sequence ATGGATATCAAGGATCTCAAGTTGCTGATAAAGATGGTGACGGAAACCGACATAAGCGAGTTCGAGCTGGAGAATGCCGAGGACAAGATACGGATCAAGCGGGGAAGCGCGACTCAATACGTGCAGGTTGCCGCGCCCGTAGCCATGCCGCAGGCGGTTTCCGCTCCAGCTCCCGCTGCCCTTGCAGCACCGGCGCAGTCCGCTTCCGCGGCCACACCTGTCGAGGAGCAGGGAGACGCTATAACCTCCCCCATCGTAGGGACCTTTTACCGGGCACCGGCTCCCGATGCACCCCCGTATGTGGAGGTAGGGCAGATTGTCGAGAAGGGGCAGGTCCTGTGCATCGTCGAGGCCATGAAGCTGATGAACGAGATAGAGGCGGAGTTCCGCTGCAAGATCGTCAAAATTGTGAAGGAAAATGCTCAGCCGGTGGAATTCGGCGATAGCCTCTTCATGGTCGAGCGCGTATAA
- a CDS encoding Xaa-Pro peptidase family protein: MLKDRILSARRLMERLEVEALLFLHLPNIRYLSGFTGSDGALLIRHDEGWFLTDSRYTTQAEREVFCSSTVTYRSKVEGIAECVQKAGSRRLGIEAEHMTVSFHDALSAALPGVELVAVGSELDELRLLKDAAEVELLDRSASIASEALIQVLDQLRPGSVERDVALALEILMKQKGAEDKAFDFIVASGVRGALPHGRASEKVIAAGELVTLDFGARFDGYHSDETVTVAIGKPDSRQREIYSIVKDAHDLALAGVKPGVALKELDSIARGHIESKGYGSCFGHGLGHGVGLEVHEKPTVSFRSDGVLKEGMVITVEPGIYIPEWGGVRIEDTVIVTADGYRVLSKVPKDLIVI; encoded by the coding sequence ATGCTAAAAGACAGAATCCTTTCGGCCCGGCGCCTCATGGAGAGGCTTGAGGTCGAAGCCCTTCTCTTCCTGCATTTGCCGAATATCCGCTACCTGTCGGGTTTTACCGGCAGTGATGGCGCACTGCTCATTCGGCATGACGAGGGGTGGTTTCTCACCGATTCCCGATATACCACCCAAGCAGAACGTGAGGTTTTTTGCTCCTCCACCGTCACATATCGGTCCAAGGTAGAGGGGATAGCTGAATGCGTCCAGAAGGCGGGTAGCCGTCGTCTGGGAATCGAGGCGGAGCATATGACCGTCTCGTTTCATGACGCTCTATCCGCCGCTCTCCCCGGGGTGGAGCTGGTTGCGGTAGGTTCGGAGCTTGATGAACTGCGGCTCCTGAAGGATGCGGCAGAGGTTGAACTTCTTGATAGAAGTGCATCCATAGCATCCGAGGCGTTGATCCAGGTTCTGGATCAGCTGAGACCGGGATCGGTTGAGCGGGATGTTGCCCTAGCACTTGAAATTCTGATGAAACAGAAAGGGGCGGAGGATAAGGCCTTTGATTTTATCGTCGCCTCCGGTGTAAGGGGAGCTCTTCCTCACGGGCGCGCCAGCGAAAAGGTCATTGCCGCCGGTGAACTTGTTACTCTCGATTTCGGCGCCCGTTTCGACGGTTATCATTCGGATGAAACGGTGACGGTGGCCATAGGGAAACCGGATTCACGTCAGCGCGAGATTTACTCGATCGTAAAGGACGCCCACGATCTTGCTCTGGCGGGGGTAAAGCCGGGGGTTGCGCTTAAGGAGCTGGATTCCATAGCGCGCGGCCATATCGAAAGCAAGGGTTATGGATCCTGTTTCGGGCACGGTCTCGGGCATGGCGTTGGACTGGAGGTACACGAAAAGCCAACCGTCTCGTTCCGGAGCGATGGAGTCCTGAAAGAAGGGATGGTAATCACTGTTGAACCGGGCATCTATATCCCCGAATGGGGAGGAGTCAGAATAGAAGACACGGTAATTGTTACAGCTGACGGTTACCGCGTCTTGAGCAAAGTGCCCAAGGATCTCATTGTCATTTGA
- the aroQ gene encoding type II 3-dehydroquinate dehydratase has protein sequence MKLLVLHGPNLNLLGTREPEVYGSLTLAEIDAAISELAVELGVEVETFQSNSEGALIDKIHASASSVNGIVINPAAYTHTSVALRDALAAVAVPAVEVHLSNIHRREEFRTRSYVAPVVVGQVSGFGVDSYLMGLRAIFNHIKKGLSEGP, from the coding sequence ATGAAACTGCTCGTGCTGCATGGCCCGAACCTTAATCTGCTGGGGACAAGGGAGCCGGAAGTATACGGGAGCCTTACACTTGCGGAGATAGATGCAGCAATCAGTGAGCTTGCCGTCGAACTCGGCGTAGAAGTGGAAACGTTTCAGTCGAACTCGGAGGGGGCGCTAATCGACAAGATACACGCATCGGCTTCTTCGGTGAATGGAATTGTCATCAACCCCGCTGCCTACACCCATACCAGTGTCGCATTACGGGATGCCCTTGCAGCCGTTGCTGTGCCTGCCGTGGAGGTGCACCTCTCAAACATCCACCGGCGCGAGGAGTTTCGGACCCGCAGTTACGTGGCCCCGGTTGTTGTCGGGCAGGTGTCCGGATTTGGCGTAGATAGTTATCTGATGGGGCTTCGGGCCATTTTTAATCATATTAAAAAAGGATTGTCAGAAGGTCCCTAG
- a CDS encoding GTPase: MKFRDTLSNIVDGVGGGLGAVIMGCDGIAIDEYLPESSLDIQALAVEYVAVMNQTRNLAESLGCGSMEEVCISTSAASILIRYVNRDFFLVLVTDRNSSAGKGRFLLRQASLRLREELER; the protein is encoded by the coding sequence ATGAAGTTTCGGGATACGCTTAGCAATATTGTCGATGGGGTCGGCGGAGGGCTGGGCGCCGTAATAATGGGATGCGACGGCATCGCTATCGATGAATACCTGCCGGAGTCGTCACTCGATATCCAGGCGCTGGCGGTCGAATATGTCGCGGTCATGAATCAGACCAGGAATCTCGCCGAGAGCCTTGGGTGTGGTAGTATGGAAGAAGTCTGTATCTCTACATCAGCGGCTTCGATTCTCATACGGTATGTAAACCGCGATTTTTTTCTCGTTCTGGTTACGGATCGGAACAGTAGTGCCGGCAAGGGAAGGTTTCTGCTTCGGCAGGCTTCGCTTCGGCTTCGGGAGGAACTGGAGCGATGA
- a CDS encoding lipopolysaccharide assembly protein LapB has product MGNDTAALMAASKKYEDILARDPESYCFAPLSDVYRKLGLLDEALEVALKGCELHPDYIGGYMALGRACFEKGLYTESRQALRKVVEVMPENLLARRLLSELDEFSRGPDISGGAGEHPAEAALISPSGAEADDLEEIEELTEVVEDGEPSSGMAVEELNDEVVVPGIGGGPLATATVAELYAAQGLPELALQVYTELLAADPENHQMKRRAEELSAAMGRSSVDASPGGAMEERIEGGALLPEKGKEAQVLETLERWLAAIRRRR; this is encoded by the coding sequence ATGGGGAACGATACCGCCGCTCTTATGGCTGCCAGCAAAAAATATGAGGATATTCTCGCGCGGGATCCTGAATCATACTGTTTTGCGCCTCTCTCAGACGTATACCGAAAACTGGGACTTCTCGATGAAGCTCTGGAAGTGGCGCTGAAAGGGTGCGAGCTTCACCCCGACTACATCGGTGGCTACATGGCGCTGGGCAGGGCTTGTTTCGAGAAGGGGCTCTATACGGAGAGCAGGCAGGCCCTCCGCAAGGTAGTCGAGGTGATGCCCGAAAACCTCCTGGCTCGCCGGCTGCTCTCGGAACTGGACGAATTTTCCAGGGGGCCTGACATTTCTGGTGGAGCGGGCGAGCATCCAGCGGAGGCTGCTTTGATATCGCCCTCCGGTGCCGAAGCCGATGACCTGGAAGAAATAGAGGAACTGACGGAAGTAGTGGAGGATGGGGAGCCCTCTTCCGGCATGGCGGTAGAAGAACTGAACGACGAGGTGGTAGTTCCGGGAATCGGCGGAGGGCCGCTGGCGACGGCCACAGTGGCCGAGTTATATGCCGCTCAGGGGTTGCCAGAGCTTGCGCTGCAGGTATACACGGAACTGCTGGCTGCCGATCCGGAAAATCACCAGATGAAGCGGCGAGCGGAGGAGCTTTCTGCAGCCATGGGCCGAAGCAGTGTCGACGCTTCTCCTGGCGGGGCCATGGAAGAACGGATCGAGGGGGGCGCTCTCCTTCCGGAAAAGGGTAAAGAGGCGCAGGTCCTTGAGACCCTGGAACGCTGGCTGGCGGCAATCAGGAGGCGGAGATGA
- the aroB gene encoding 3-dehydroquinate synthase, with the protein MDSLQVGLADRSYLIQFGEEVLDRIGNLCRELNLGTKVAMVTNPTVGALYGGLVASALSGAGYAVTSIEIPDGEEYKNSSSLHAIYDSLIDFGMERNSFILALGGGVVGDIAGFAAATYLRGIPFIQVPTTLLAQVDSSVGGKTGINHAKGKNLIGAFYQPRLVLVDVSTLYTLPDREYRGGLGEIVKYGVVLDAELFEYLTNHSDRLLARDREALLFVIRRCCAIKAGIVEQDETESGVRAVLNYGHTMGHAVETLTGYRTYSHGEAVAIGMVQAARFSQALGLASGDDTRRIAALLHSLGLPTDLPGFDEAEYREVLMRDKKVRDGGINFVFNRGVGDFEITRITDVSPLFNGGGKGE; encoded by the coding sequence GTGGATTCTCTTCAGGTTGGTCTGGCAGATCGTAGCTACCTGATACAGTTCGGCGAAGAGGTACTCGACAGAATCGGGAATCTCTGCCGTGAATTGAACCTTGGTACAAAGGTGGCCATGGTGACAAATCCCACAGTCGGTGCTCTGTATGGGGGGCTCGTCGCGTCGGCCCTGTCCGGGGCGGGATACGCCGTCACATCCATAGAGATTCCCGATGGGGAGGAATACAAAAACAGTTCAAGCCTCCATGCCATTTATGATTCTCTCATCGATTTCGGAATGGAGCGGAACTCGTTCATACTGGCCCTCGGCGGTGGAGTGGTCGGGGATATCGCGGGATTTGCCGCAGCAACCTATCTTCGCGGAATCCCCTTCATACAGGTGCCTACTACACTGCTGGCCCAGGTAGACAGCAGCGTTGGGGGAAAGACCGGCATCAACCACGCGAAGGGGAAAAACCTCATCGGCGCCTTTTATCAGCCCAGGCTGGTGCTTGTGGATGTCTCGACACTCTACACCCTTCCTGACAGAGAGTATCGCGGCGGCCTCGGGGAGATAGTCAAGTACGGGGTTGTCCTGGACGCAGAGCTGTTCGAGTATTTGACCAATCACTCGGACCGGCTCCTGGCGCGCGACCGCGAAGCACTGCTCTTCGTGATCAGGCGTTGCTGTGCCATCAAGGCGGGTATAGTCGAGCAGGATGAAACCGAATCCGGCGTTCGCGCCGTCCTCAACTACGGCCATACGATGGGCCATGCGGTAGAGACGTTGACGGGCTATCGTACCTATTCTCACGGCGAAGCGGTGGCAATTGGCATGGTGCAGGCCGCGCGCTTTTCCCAGGCCTTGGGACTTGCCTCCGGCGACGATACGCGCCGGATCGCTGCGCTTCTACATTCCCTCGGCCTCCCCACCGACCTGCCCGGGTTCGATGAGGCGGAGTACCGAGAGGTCCTGATGCGGGACAAGAAAGTGCGCGATGGAGGGATCAATTTCGTTTTCAACCGGGGGGTCGGGGACTTTGAAATCACCAGAATCACCGACGTTTCACCCCTGTTCAATGGCGGAGGTAAGGGAGAGTGA
- a CDS encoding shikimate kinase: MSAVSDKHVFLTGFMGTGKSTVGRILADRLGRRFVDLDACIVADSGLSIPDIFARHGETYFRDREQEALGKLATKDPLVVATGGGVVLRDENRRLMRESGIVINLTASVETVVERLRHDEGRPLLREDKSPEKVMAMLAEREQYYQDAAVRIDTTGRAPESIAEEILVWLK, encoded by the coding sequence ATGTCCGCAGTTTCTGATAAACATGTTTTTCTGACAGGATTTATGGGGACTGGGAAGAGTACTGTCGGCAGGATCCTGGCCGATCGGCTGGGACGTAGGTTCGTTGATCTCGATGCCTGTATTGTAGCTGATTCCGGCTTGTCGATACCCGATATTTTCGCACGTCATGGTGAAACATATTTTCGTGACCGGGAACAGGAGGCTCTCGGGAAGCTGGCAACCAAAGACCCTCTTGTTGTTGCGACGGGCGGAGGCGTGGTGTTGCGGGATGAAAACCGCCGTCTCATGCGAGAGAGCGGCATCGTCATCAATCTCACCGCTTCGGTCGAGACAGTCGTGGAGCGGCTTCGTCATGACGAGGGCCGCCCACTGCTGCGGGAAGACAAGTCTCCCGAGAAAGTCATGGCAATGCTGGCTGAGCGGGAACAGTACTACCAAGATGCTGCCGTCCGTATCGACACGACCGGAAGAGCTCCGGAATCAATCGCAGAAGAAATTTTAGTATGGCTAAAATAA